The following proteins are encoded in a genomic region of Vibrio tasmaniensis:
- a CDS encoding tripartite tricarboxylate transporter substrate binding protein — translation MSKLLKSIMLAAGILVSATSIAADYPSKNIRLVVPFGAGGGTDAVGRTLANSAKDILGQNISIMNRTGGAGAVGMSFGAQQRADGYTLTVVTREIASLPQMGLMRHTADDFRLIRLVNLDPAVVLVAADSPYNTINDLIKEAKENPGSVKFASTAAPNFYLMSLEKDQDIKLNAIPYNGASEAIPAVLGHHTDVTMVTPGEAIAQLRSGQLKALGVMSEERIQYIPDVPTLKEQGIDVVTGTWRGIGAPKDTPDAVIEKLGAAFDQAMASEEFKSFMAKGAMTIHNLDDKAFTTFVSEDTKSLTELIQ, via the coding sequence ATGAGTAAATTATTGAAATCCATCATGCTGGCAGCCGGCATACTTGTTTCTGCAACGTCGATTGCAGCTGACTACCCGAGCAAGAACATTCGTCTAGTTGTCCCATTTGGCGCGGGCGGCGGTACCGATGCCGTTGGTCGTACCCTTGCAAATAGTGCGAAAGACATTTTGGGACAAAACATTTCAATCATGAACCGTACGGGTGGTGCTGGCGCCGTTGGGATGAGCTTTGGTGCTCAACAGCGTGCGGATGGTTACACGTTAACAGTTGTAACTCGTGAAATCGCTTCACTTCCTCAAATGGGTTTGATGCGTCACACCGCCGACGATTTTAGGCTCATTCGCTTAGTCAACCTTGACCCGGCGGTTGTATTGGTTGCAGCAGATAGCCCATACAACACCATTAATGATCTGATTAAGGAAGCCAAAGAAAATCCAGGCAGCGTGAAATTTGCTTCAACCGCTGCGCCAAACTTCTACTTAATGTCTCTTGAAAAAGACCAAGACATTAAACTCAACGCTATCCCTTACAACGGTGCTTCTGAAGCGATTCCTGCAGTACTGGGCCACCATACAGACGTAACCATGGTAACACCGGGTGAGGCTATCGCTCAGCTTCGTTCAGGCCAACTAAAAGCATTGGGTGTCATGTCAGAAGAACGTATTCAGTACATTCCCGATGTTCCAACTTTGAAAGAGCAAGGCATTGATGTAGTAACAGGAACATGGCGTGGTATTGGTGCTCCGAAAGATACACCCGATGCAGTAATCGAGAAACTAGGAGCTGCATTTGATCAAGCAATGGCCAGTGAAGAGTTCAAGTCTTTCATGGCAAAAGGCGCAATGACTATCCACAATCTTGACGATAAAGCCTTCACTACCTTCGTTTCCGAAGATACAAAATCGCTTACTGAACTCATTCAATAA